Proteins from a single region of Streptomyces sp. HUAS 15-9:
- a CDS encoding lytic transglycosylase domain-containing protein: MSRISVRGFAVASATAVTAVGSVVGVASGSVAQNSNDAEPTAADATLLADIPAGQQAQVQTASLTQQADAQAIQADASAKKDAEEAARKAAAETAVAKKVAAEKAEKEAKARAEAKKAATRSTRDSSSFPVQSSYSVAQIQAMARQMVAADQFQCFSNIVDHESSWNYQAVNASSGAYGLFQALPAGKYASAGADWRTNPATQIKWGLNYMNDRYHSPCQAWSFWQANHWY, from the coding sequence GTGAGCCGGATTTCGGTCCGGGGATTCGCAGTGGCCTCCGCCACCGCGGTCACCGCAGTCGGAAGCGTCGTCGGCGTTGCCTCGGGCAGCGTCGCGCAGAACAGCAACGACGCCGAGCCGACGGCTGCCGACGCCACGCTCCTCGCGGACATACCCGCGGGTCAGCAGGCCCAGGTGCAGACCGCGTCCCTGACGCAGCAGGCCGACGCCCAGGCCATCCAGGCGGACGCGAGCGCCAAGAAGGACGCCGAGGAGGCGGCCCGCAAGGCAGCCGCCGAGACCGCCGTCGCCAAGAAGGTCGCCGCCGAGAAGGCCGAGAAGGAAGCCAAGGCCCGCGCGGAGGCGAAGAAGGCGGCCACCCGGTCGACCCGCGACTCCTCCAGCTTCCCGGTGCAGAGCTCGTACTCGGTCGCGCAGATCCAGGCGATGGCGCGCCAGATGGTGGCGGCCGACCAGTTCCAGTGCTTCAGCAACATCGTGGACCACGAGTCCAGCTGGAACTACCAGGCGGTCAACGCCTCGTCCGGTGCCTACGGACTCTTCCAGGCCCTGCCCGCCGGCAAGTACGCCTCCGCCGGTGCCGACTGGCGGACCAACCCGGCCACCCAGATCAAGTGGGGCCTCAACTACATGAACGACCGGTACCACAGCCCGTGTCAGGCGTGGTCGTTCTGGCAGGCGAACCACTGGTACTGA